One window of the Acaryochloris sp. CCMEE 5410 genome contains the following:
- a CDS encoding DUF3146 family protein, which translates to MCALPRTTAHVRITHQSWQQGQIEGEVAANEYIWQFQWCFRQGELKVSPSLGRALIKEPLGRFLEQQDYRLEPGGDYSFTLRCKI; encoded by the coding sequence GTGTGTGCCCTCCCCCGAACAACTGCCCATGTCCGTATTACCCACCAGTCCTGGCAACAGGGACAGATCGAAGGCGAAGTTGCTGCCAATGAATACATCTGGCAGTTTCAGTGGTGTTTTCGACAAGGTGAGTTAAAAGTGTCGCCTTCTTTAGGTCGAGCCTTGATTAAGGAACCCCTGGGGCGATTCCTTGAGCAACAAGATTATCGATTAGAACCTGGTGGTGATTATTCCTTTACCCTACGCTGCAAAATCTAG
- a CDS encoding CO2 hydration protein: MVSTPQIEPSKHQLAEFIHRLEAGEALLRDSPEHVLEVVGILKSYGIILDAYSNNLIYIADHQFLVFFPLFKYFNGEINPGKILKFLWHDRINYEYAEYCMKSMFWHGGGGLDSYLDSPEFLEAIKPVIKAKFKLNPLMLGLDKVFPDFLPEQIRQSAYYSGLGQFWRVMSDIFIDLSDRYDAGEIKTIPEVVDHILQGLVADASRPITYTVNIGGTDYDILPKSANLTFLMDTAVPYVEAVFFRGTPFLGTVSYNAQAYQIPMFQGDFAYGALYADPLPIGCSGIPPTLLMQDMRHYLPDYLTEVYQKSLRKEEDLRIQICETFQKSMFCVTTAALQGLAPHPLTTDDLEEQKANRKYLEGWMNRFTKSRIRQANA, from the coding sequence ATGGTAAGCACGCCTCAAATAGAACCCTCTAAACACCAATTGGCAGAGTTCATTCATCGCCTAGAAGCGGGAGAAGCGCTGCTGAGAGACTCCCCAGAACATGTCCTGGAAGTGGTGGGGATTCTCAAAAGCTATGGCATTATTTTGGATGCCTATTCCAACAACCTCATCTATATTGCCGATCACCAATTTTTAGTTTTTTTCCCCCTATTTAAGTACTTTAATGGTGAGATCAATCCGGGCAAGATTTTGAAGTTTCTCTGGCATGACCGGATTAACTATGAATATGCTGAATATTGCATGAAAAGCATGTTCTGGCATGGAGGGGGCGGGTTAGATAGTTATTTAGACTCGCCAGAGTTTTTAGAGGCGATTAAGCCAGTCATTAAAGCTAAGTTCAAACTTAATCCGTTGATGTTGGGCTTAGATAAGGTTTTTCCTGACTTCCTGCCTGAGCAAATCCGACAGTCGGCTTATTACAGCGGCTTGGGACAGTTTTGGCGGGTGATGAGTGATATCTTTATCGATCTCTCTGATCGGTATGATGCTGGTGAAATCAAAACCATCCCGGAAGTGGTGGACCATATTTTGCAAGGGCTAGTCGCAGATGCAAGTCGGCCCATTACCTATACCGTCAATATCGGTGGTACAGATTATGACATTCTTCCCAAGTCTGCTAACTTAACCTTCTTGATGGATACGGCTGTTCCCTATGTTGAGGCAGTTTTCTTTAGGGGAACGCCATTCCTGGGAACGGTTTCTTACAATGCCCAGGCATACCAAATTCCTATGTTCCAAGGTGACTTTGCCTATGGAGCGCTTTATGCGGATCCGCTGCCCATTGGCTGTTCAGGGATTCCGCCGACATTGTTAATGCAAGATATGCGCCACTATCTGCCGGATTACTTAACGGAGGTTTATCAAAAAAGTCTGCGGAAGGAAGAAGATTTGAGAATTCAAATTTGCGAAACATTCCAAAAATCAATGTTTTGCGTGACTACTGCTGCCCTTCAGGGGCTAGCGCCTCATCCGTTGACCACTGATGATTTGGAAGAACAAAAAGCCAATCGCAAATATTTAGAGGGCTGGATGAATCGCTTTACAAAATCTCGGATTCGACAGGCGAATGCCTAA
- a CDS encoding NADH-quinone oxidoreductase subunit M encodes MLSVLVWFPLFGVLLLALLPKSIDANKYARSVALVVAGLVFVWTVYIAILFNPKQVTMQFGEFVPWIKAIGLNYHLAVDGLSLPLLGLNSLLTFIAIWSTDPEVERPRFYYALMLLLNSSVAGAFLAQDVLLFFLFYELEIIPLYFLIAIWGGARRSYAATKFLLYTAFSGIVLLATFLGIVWLSGASSFAYEPLRAIIVGASDTPSGLTLKLQLILMVGILLGFGIKIPFFPLHTWLPDAHVEASTPVSVLLAGVLLKLGTYGLLRYGVGLLPDAWVYLGPWLAIWAAVSALYGTSCAISQQDMKKVVAYASIAHMAFILLAAAASTELSMIAAVCQMVSHGLISALLFLLVGVVYKKTGSRDMFFLRGLLNPERGLPLIGSMMILGVMASAGIPGMVGFISEFLTFRGSYPIFPVQTLVCMIATGLTAVYFLLMINRVFFGRLPDELDRIPTVTWSDRLPAAILVALIFLLGIQPNFIVRWSETQIAALIPYNPRPPQIMITNIPDQSMANASSSIVASSPQIEITE; translated from the coding sequence ATGCTCAGTGTCCTCGTATGGTTCCCCCTATTTGGAGTTCTGCTATTGGCACTTTTGCCCAAAAGCATTGATGCCAATAAATATGCTCGATCTGTAGCCTTAGTGGTGGCAGGTCTTGTATTTGTTTGGACAGTCTATATTGCGATTCTGTTCAATCCCAAGCAAGTGACCATGCAATTTGGGGAATTTGTTCCCTGGATTAAAGCCATTGGTCTTAACTATCACTTAGCAGTAGATGGGTTATCTCTGCCCTTGCTGGGTCTCAATAGTCTCCTGACCTTTATCGCTATTTGGAGTACCGATCCAGAGGTCGAACGGCCCAGATTCTATTACGCCCTGATGCTTTTGCTTAACTCCAGTGTGGCAGGGGCATTCCTAGCGCAAGATGTTCTCCTCTTTTTCTTGTTCTACGAGTTAGAAATTATTCCTCTTTACTTCTTAATTGCCATTTGGGGAGGAGCCCGTCGATCCTACGCCGCCACTAAATTTCTGCTCTACACAGCCTTCTCTGGTATTGTTCTGCTTGCCACATTCCTAGGGATTGTCTGGTTGTCAGGGGCCTCTAGCTTTGCCTATGAACCGTTAAGAGCCATTATTGTGGGGGCCTCAGATACCCCGAGTGGCTTGACCTTAAAACTCCAACTGATCTTGATGGTGGGGATTCTACTAGGATTTGGCATTAAGATTCCTTTCTTCCCGTTACATACTTGGTTGCCTGACGCCCACGTAGAAGCTTCAACGCCTGTTTCCGTCCTTTTGGCTGGCGTGCTGCTGAAGTTAGGTACTTATGGCCTACTTCGTTATGGTGTGGGTCTTTTGCCTGATGCCTGGGTATATTTAGGCCCCTGGTTGGCCATCTGGGCTGCGGTGAGTGCTCTTTACGGGACCTCTTGCGCCATCTCTCAACAGGATATGAAAAAGGTGGTGGCCTATGCCTCCATTGCCCACATGGCATTTATCTTGCTGGCGGCAGCAGCTTCCACTGAACTGAGTATGATTGCCGCTGTCTGCCAGATGGTCAGTCACGGTTTGATTTCTGCTTTACTGTTCTTGCTCGTTGGGGTCGTTTATAAAAAGACAGGCAGCCGAGATATGTTTTTCCTCAGGGGCTTACTCAATCCTGAGCGAGGTTTACCCCTGATTGGTAGCATGATGATCCTAGGCGTCATGGCAAGTGCTGGAATTCCCGGCATGGTAGGTTTTATCTCTGAATTTCTCACTTTTAGAGGAAGCTACCCTATTTTTCCTGTGCAAACGCTAGTTTGCATGATAGCTACTGGATTGACGGCAGTTTACTTCCTATTAATGATTAATCGGGTCTTTTTTGGCCGTTTACCGGATGAGTTAGATCGCATCCCAACCGTTACATGGTCTGATCGACTTCCTGCAGCGATTTTAGTGGCCCTCATCTTTCTGCTAGGGATTCAACCCAACTTTATTGTGCGTTGGAGCGAAACTCAGATCGCTGCTTTGATTCCATACAATCCTAGACCGCCTCAAATTATGATCACCAATATCCCCGATCAATCGATGGCGAATGCTTCTAGCTCTATCGTGGCCTCTAGCCCACAGATAGAAATTACTGAGTAG
- a CDS encoding NAD(P)H-quinone oxidoreductase subunit F has translation MSQFLLEHIWWIPFFGLLGALFSLPWSLGLIRRSGPRPVAYFNILMTLLSCLHGTIVFKQVLGQPSQELVYEWLQVADLNLTFAIEISPVSVGALELVTFLSLLTQVFAIGYMDKDWSVARFFGLMGFFEGALAGIAISDSLILSYALLEMLTFSSYLLVGFWYAQPLVVTAARDAFLTKRVGDIILLMGLVALTSYGAGLTFSDLRAWSEATALPPLTDALLGLALIAGPTGNCAQFPLNLWLDEAMEGPNPAGVMRNTAVVSIGAYFLIKLQPIFSLSLIASDTLLIIGGVTAVGASLISIAQVDIKRALSHSTSAYLGLVFIAVGLGQVNIALSLLLTHAIAKALLFFSISSVILGTNSQDMTEMGGLWSRLPATTTAFVVGAASLVVILPMGFFRMMQQWLTGGWNMPVWLFVLLVFVNTTSAISLTRIFRLIFLGQRQPKTRRVPEVPWLMALPMVTMTVAVLAFPLMPLKWSLWLHPLPSDVVFSEYSIPYGLPILVASGVIGVILGSVFELRRSLSRPTTFYLRFFQDLLAYDFYIERVYEYTVVAIVRLSSEFTTYLDKYVVDGIVNFVGKATLLSGQGLKYGVSGQSQSYLLTIMIGISAILWLLLRDDWSAIVGYWSELLSQ, from the coding sequence CTGTCGCAATTTCTTCTCGAACATATCTGGTGGATTCCCTTTTTTGGATTACTAGGAGCTCTTTTCTCGCTCCCCTGGTCCTTGGGGTTAATCCGGCGAAGTGGGCCCCGCCCAGTCGCTTATTTCAACATTTTGATGACGTTGTTAAGTTGCTTGCATGGCACGATTGTATTCAAACAGGTTCTAGGCCAACCGTCTCAGGAACTGGTCTATGAATGGCTTCAAGTTGCGGACTTGAATTTAACCTTTGCAATTGAAATTTCTCCTGTTAGTGTTGGTGCCTTAGAATTAGTCACTTTTTTGAGCTTACTCACCCAAGTCTTTGCGATTGGCTATATGGACAAGGACTGGTCCGTTGCTCGCTTTTTTGGATTGATGGGCTTTTTCGAAGGAGCACTTGCTGGCATCGCCATTAGCGACTCGCTGATTCTTAGCTATGCTTTGCTGGAAATGTTGACGTTTTCTAGCTACCTGTTGGTGGGCTTTTGGTATGCACAGCCGCTGGTGGTCACGGCAGCTCGGGATGCTTTTCTAACCAAGCGAGTCGGTGACATTATCCTCTTAATGGGTTTAGTGGCCTTGACCAGCTATGGTGCTGGACTAACCTTTTCAGACCTGAGGGCCTGGAGTGAAGCCACTGCTTTACCTCCCCTAACGGATGCTTTGCTCGGACTGGCTCTAATTGCGGGTCCAACAGGGAATTGTGCGCAATTCCCTTTGAATCTCTGGCTGGATGAGGCAATGGAAGGGCCGAATCCTGCAGGGGTCATGCGGAACACTGCAGTTGTCTCCATTGGCGCTTACTTTCTGATTAAGCTTCAGCCTATTTTTAGCCTGTCTTTGATTGCTTCCGATACCTTACTGATTATTGGTGGCGTCACAGCGGTCGGCGCTTCCTTGATTTCCATCGCTCAGGTGGATATCAAGCGAGCATTGTCCCATTCTACCAGTGCCTATTTGGGTTTGGTATTTATTGCCGTGGGCTTAGGGCAAGTAAACATTGCTCTATCATTGCTGCTCACCCATGCGATCGCAAAAGCGCTTCTCTTCTTCAGCATCAGTTCCGTCATTCTGGGCACGAATAGTCAGGACATGACGGAAATGGGAGGGCTGTGGTCACGGCTACCGGCGACAACCACTGCCTTTGTCGTGGGTGCTGCCAGTCTAGTGGTGATTCTGCCGATGGGCTTTTTCCGAATGATGCAGCAATGGCTAACTGGGGGGTGGAATATGCCCGTTTGGCTGTTTGTTTTACTTGTCTTTGTGAATACCACCAGCGCCATCAGTCTCACTCGGATTTTTCGGTTAATCTTTCTGGGGCAACGCCAACCTAAGACTCGACGGGTACCTGAAGTGCCCTGGCTGATGGCATTGCCGATGGTGACCATGACTGTGGCTGTGTTGGCTTTCCCGCTTATGCCATTGAAATGGTCCCTGTGGCTCCATCCTCTTCCATCTGATGTCGTCTTTAGTGAATATTCCATCCCTTACGGCCTCCCTATTTTGGTGGCATCAGGCGTGATCGGTGTGATATTGGGTTCTGTGTTTGAACTGAGACGTTCTCTATCTCGACCGACCACGTTTTACCTCCGCTTTTTTCAGGATCTTTTGGCCTATGACTTCTATATCGAGCGGGTGTACGAATACACCGTAGTGGCCATTGTTCGCCTGTCCTCTGAATTCACAACTTATCTGGATAAATATGTTGTTGATGGAATCGTTAATTTCGTAGGTAAAGCCACCTTGCTGAGTGGACAAGGCCTTAAATACGGGGTTTCCGGCCAATCTCAATCCTATTTGCTCACGATCATGATCGGCATCAGTGCCATTTTATGGCTACTGCTCAGGGATGATTGGTCTGCCATTGTTGGTTATTGGTCTGAACTCCTTAGTCAATAG